Proteins found in one Eretmochelys imbricata isolate rEreImb1 chromosome 9, rEreImb1.hap1, whole genome shotgun sequence genomic segment:
- the LOC144270136 gene encoding ras-related GTP-binding protein A isoform X1, protein MPSTAMKKKVLLMGKSGSGKTSMRSIIFANYIARDTRRLGATIDVEHSHVRFLGNLVLNLWDCGGQDTFMENYFTSQRDNIFRNVEVLIYVFDVESRELEKDMHYYQSCLEAILQNSPDAKIFCLVHKMDLVQEDQRDLIFKEREEDLRRLSRPLECACFRTSIWDETLYKAWSSIVYQLIPNVQQLEMNLRNFAQIIEADEVLLFERATFLVISHYQCKEQRDIHRFEKISNIIKQFKLSCSKLAASFQSMEVRNSNFAAFIDIFTSNTYVMVVMSDPSIPSAATLINIRNARKHFEKLERVDGPKHSLLMR, encoded by the exons ATGCCAAGCACAGCCATGAAGAAAAAG GTGCTGTTGATGGGTAAAAGTGGGTCTGGAAAGACCAGCATGAGATCCATTATCTTTGCAAACTACATCGCCAGAGACACACGGCGCCTTGGTGCCACAA TTGACGTGGAGCACTCCCATGTTCGATTTCTGGGAAACCTGGTGCTGAACCTGTGGGACTGTGGAGG ACAAGACACCTTCATGGAGAACTACTTCACCAGCCAGCGGGACAACATCTTCCGCAATGTGGAAGTCCTGATCTATGTCTTCGACGTGGAGAGTCGCGAGCTGGAGAAGGACATGCACTACTACCAGTCGTGTCTGGAGGCTATCCTGCAGAACTCTCCTGATGCCAAGATCTTCTGCCTAGTGCACAAGATGGATCTAGTGCAGGAGGACCAGCGTGATCTG atttttaaagagaggGAGGAAGACCTGAGGCGACTGTCCCGCCCCCTGGAGTGTGCATGCTTTAGAACGTCCATCTGGGATGAAACACTTTATAAG GCTTGGTCCAGTATAGTCTATCAGCTGATTCCTAATGTCCAGCAACTAGAAATGAACCTGAGGAACTTTGCTCAGATTATAGAAGCAGATGAAGTTCTTTTGTTTGAGAGAGCCACTTTCCTG GTTATTTCCCATTATCAGTGCAAAGAACAGCGCGATATCCACAGATTTGAGAAAATCAGCAATATTATTAAACAGTTCAAGCTGAGCTGCAG TAAGCTGGCTGCTTCTTTCCAGAGCATGGAAGTCAGGAACTCTAACTTTGCTGCTTTCATTGACATCTTCACATCGAATACATATGTGATGGTGGTCATGTCTGATCCTTCCATAC CTTCTGCAGCTACACTGATCAACATCCGCAACGCTAGGAAACACTTTGAGAAGCTGGAGAGAGTGGATGGACCAAAGCACAGTCTGCTCATGCGCTGA
- the LOC144270136 gene encoding ras-related GTP-binding protein A isoform X2: MPSTAMKKKVLLMGKSGSGKTSMRSIIFANYIARDTRRLGATIDVEHSHVRFLGNLVLNLWDCGGQDTFMENYFTSQRDNIFRNVEVLIYVFDVESRELEKDMHYYQSCLEAILQNSPDAKIFCLVHKMDLVQEDQRDLIFKEREEDLRRLSRPLECACFRTSIWDETLYKAWSSIVYQLIPNVQQLEMNLRNFAQIIEADEVLLFERATFLVISHYQCKEQRDIHRFEKISNIIKQFKLSCSKLAASFQSMEVRNSNFAAFIDIFTSNTYVMVVMSDPSIRMPE; this comes from the exons ATGCCAAGCACAGCCATGAAGAAAAAG GTGCTGTTGATGGGTAAAAGTGGGTCTGGAAAGACCAGCATGAGATCCATTATCTTTGCAAACTACATCGCCAGAGACACACGGCGCCTTGGTGCCACAA TTGACGTGGAGCACTCCCATGTTCGATTTCTGGGAAACCTGGTGCTGAACCTGTGGGACTGTGGAGG ACAAGACACCTTCATGGAGAACTACTTCACCAGCCAGCGGGACAACATCTTCCGCAATGTGGAAGTCCTGATCTATGTCTTCGACGTGGAGAGTCGCGAGCTGGAGAAGGACATGCACTACTACCAGTCGTGTCTGGAGGCTATCCTGCAGAACTCTCCTGATGCCAAGATCTTCTGCCTAGTGCACAAGATGGATCTAGTGCAGGAGGACCAGCGTGATCTG atttttaaagagaggGAGGAAGACCTGAGGCGACTGTCCCGCCCCCTGGAGTGTGCATGCTTTAGAACGTCCATCTGGGATGAAACACTTTATAAG GCTTGGTCCAGTATAGTCTATCAGCTGATTCCTAATGTCCAGCAACTAGAAATGAACCTGAGGAACTTTGCTCAGATTATAGAAGCAGATGAAGTTCTTTTGTTTGAGAGAGCCACTTTCCTG GTTATTTCCCATTATCAGTGCAAAGAACAGCGCGATATCCACAGATTTGAGAAAATCAGCAATATTATTAAACAGTTCAAGCTGAGCTGCAG TAAGCTGGCTGCTTCTTTCCAGAGCATGGAAGTCAGGAACTCTAACTTTGCTGCTTTCATTGACATCTTCACATCGAATACATATGTGATGGTGGTCATGTCTGATCCTTCCATAC GCATGCCAGAATGA